Proteins found in one Bacteroidota bacterium genomic segment:
- the rpsA gene encoding 30S ribosomal protein S1: MSNSLIIAIDGPAASGKSTTARLVAKALGYIYADTGAMYRAVTWLFIQNGINPGTVKTDEILKVLAAHPIRLQPDQDIQRVFAGDTDVTDAIRMPDVTSQVSAVSAIPAVRKEMVRLQQALGRNGGLVMDGRDIGTVVFPGADLKIFMVADPAARARRRQKELEAKGQTVNFEQLLEEIRQRDHSDSTRNDSPLRPAADAIHLDNSQLSVEEQVEWVVSKARQVMNTRRESTVLTGGKLMSNNQKSRISVSELEAGAVVSAADLHDDSDYSFDDLAQLSALYDQTVTNLKEGQIVKGRVISVSDRDVRVDIGFKSDGVVPIQEFHPSESPKIGTEVEVFLESVENREGILVLSKKRADFYRIWQKITNAYEKDEIIRGRISRRIKGGMVVDLIGVEAFLPGSQIDVRPIRDFDALVGQEMDFKVVKINQPTENVVVSHKVLIEKDLENQRGAILQNLEAGQVLEGVVKNITDFGVFIDLGGVDGLLHITDLSWGRVNHPSEVVSLDQTLNVVILDFDKEKKRISLGLKQLQPHPWENIDERFPIGTKVSGKVVSLADYGAFIEIDKGIEGLIHISEMSWTQHIKHPSEKIQMGQQVDCVILSIDKDNKKISLGMKQLEEDPWENLLKKYPVDVKTRGTVRNITNFGVFVELEPGVDGLVHVSDLSWTKKVRHPGEIVKKGDVIDVTVIGIDSENRRISLGMKQLEENPWETFENVFPVGTPVTAKVSKVNDKSLVVALPYGLEGFIPQSHLVEKNNTSQHYKNDQELTCVVIELNTDERRVIVSETEASNLSNKEAMKAIASAASANETAMATALKEAGLTSKKKPASKKKDDSND; encoded by the coding sequence TTGTCAAACAGTTTAATCATCGCCATTGATGGACCGGCCGCATCCGGTAAAAGTACAACCGCCCGCCTGGTTGCAAAGGCATTGGGTTATATCTATGCCGATACAGGGGCCATGTACCGTGCGGTTACCTGGTTATTTATACAGAACGGTATCAATCCCGGAACGGTTAAGACCGACGAGATTTTAAAGGTTCTTGCCGCCCATCCGATCCGGTTGCAACCCGATCAGGATATACAGCGGGTTTTTGCGGGTGACACCGACGTAACCGACGCCATCCGAATGCCCGACGTGACTTCACAGGTCAGTGCTGTTTCAGCCATTCCTGCAGTCAGGAAAGAAATGGTCCGTTTGCAACAGGCCCTTGGCCGTAATGGCGGACTGGTAATGGACGGCCGTGATATCGGTACAGTGGTTTTCCCTGGCGCCGATCTGAAAATTTTTATGGTAGCCGATCCGGCTGCCCGGGCCCGACGGCGCCAGAAGGAACTGGAAGCCAAAGGGCAGACTGTCAATTTTGAACAATTGCTGGAAGAAATCAGGCAACGGGATCATTCCGATTCAACCCGGAACGATTCACCCCTTCGTCCAGCCGCTGATGCCATTCACCTCGACAACAGCCAACTGTCAGTCGAAGAACAAGTGGAGTGGGTGGTCAGCAAAGCCCGGCAGGTAATGAACACCCGTCGGGAATCAACCGTTTTAACCGGAGGAAAACTAATGTCCAACAACCAAAAATCCCGGATCTCTGTATCCGAACTCGAAGCTGGTGCTGTAGTCTCCGCTGCAGACCTTCACGATGATTCGGATTACTCGTTCGATGATCTGGCGCAATTATCTGCTCTGTATGACCAAACCGTTACCAATCTGAAAGAAGGTCAGATTGTTAAAGGCCGGGTCATTTCTGTTTCCGACCGTGATGTACGGGTCGACATCGGATTCAAATCTGATGGTGTGGTTCCGATTCAGGAATTCCATCCCAGCGAATCACCAAAAATCGGTACCGAAGTTGAAGTGTTCCTTGAAAGCGTCGAAAACCGCGAAGGTATTCTGGTGCTGTCAAAGAAACGTGCCGACTTCTATCGTATCTGGCAAAAAATCACCAATGCCTATGAGAAGGATGAGATCATCCGCGGACGTATTTCACGCCGTATCAAAGGCGGAATGGTCGTAGACCTGATCGGAGTGGAAGCCTTCCTGCCCGGCTCACAGATCGACGTTCGTCCGATCCGTGATTTCGATGCACTCGTTGGCCAGGAAATGGATTTCAAGGTTGTAAAAATCAACCAACCCACCGAAAACGTGGTCGTTTCTCACAAAGTACTTATTGAAAAGGATCTTGAAAATCAGCGTGGTGCCATTCTCCAGAATCTCGAAGCCGGTCAGGTTCTCGAAGGCGTGGTTAAGAACATCACCGATTTCGGGGTATTCATCGATCTCGGCGGGGTGGATGGTCTTCTCCATATCACCGATTTGTCGTGGGGTCGTGTCAATCACCCATCCGAAGTGGTCAGTCTGGATCAGACCCTCAACGTTGTTATTCTCGACTTCGACAAAGAAAAGAAACGGATTTCGCTGGGTCTCAAACAACTTCAGCCGCATCCATGGGAAAACATCGACGAGCGCTTCCCGATCGGTACCAAGGTATCCGGCAAAGTGGTTTCTCTGGCCGATTACGGCGCCTTTATCGAGATCGACAAGGGCATCGAAGGCCTTATCCACATCTCTGAAATGAGCTGGACTCAGCACATTAAACATCCGAGCGAGAAGATTCAGATGGGTCAGCAGGTAGATTGTGTGATCCTTTCCATCGACAAGGACAACAAAAAGATTTCTCTCGGCATGAAACAGCTCGAGGAAGATCCATGGGAAAATCTGCTGAAGAAATACCCTGTTGATGTCAAAACCCGTGGCACGGTCCGCAACATCACCAACTTTGGTGTGTTTGTAGAACTCGAGCCTGGCGTGGATGGACTTGTTCACGTTTCTGACCTCAGCTGGACCAAGAAAGTCCGGCATCCGGGTGAAATCGTGAAGAAAGGTGACGTGATCGATGTGACCGTTATCGGAATCGACAGTGAAAACCGTCGTATTTCCCTTGGAATGAAACAACTGGAAGAAAACCCATGGGAGACATTTGAAAATGTATTCCCGGTCGGAACTCCGGTTACTGCCAAAGTTTCCAAGGTAAACGACAAATCTCTGGTCGTTGCCCTTCCATACGGACTTGAAGGATTTATCCCGCAAAGCCATCTGGTCGAAAAGAACAACACCAGCCAGCACTATAAAAACGATCAGGAACTCACCTGCGTGGTCATTGAGTTAAACACCGATGAACGCCGTGTGATTGTTTCTGAAACCGAAGCATCGAACCTGTCCAATAAAGAAGCCATGAAGGCGATTGCCTCTGCTGCCTCTGCAAATGAGACTGCCATGGCGACTGCTCTGAAAGAGGCCGGTCTGACTTCCAAAAAGAAGCCAGCCTCTAAGAAAAAGGATGACAGTAACGACTAA
- a CDS encoding TrmH family RNA methyltransferase, with protein MIKKIPHEEIPRFSLGEVLNQPRHPVKVMVHNIRSLYNVGSVFRTADSAGIAEVILCGYTGAPPRKEIEKTALGSTQSVRWRYHASIFDAIAEEKAAGYRIGALEIARPSLSFNDLEREHFPMVLVLGNEITGVDDDVLASCDFALEIPQFGYKQSLNVAVAFGVGVYGVVDRYRTLFPGERPPIPFQPPVDAGDTSSDAD; from the coding sequence ATGATCAAGAAAATTCCGCACGAAGAGATTCCACGCTTTTCCCTGGGAGAGGTGCTGAACCAACCCCGTCATCCGGTTAAAGTGATGGTGCATAACATCCGGTCACTGTACAATGTCGGGTCTGTATTCCGCACCGCCGATTCAGCAGGGATTGCCGAGGTGATTTTGTGTGGTTACACCGGCGCCCCTCCCCGGAAGGAAATTGAGAAAACGGCGCTGGGAAGTACTCAATCGGTCAGGTGGCGGTATCATGCATCCATCTTTGATGCCATTGCTGAAGAAAAGGCAGCCGGTTACCGGATCGGCGCACTGGAAATCGCCCGTCCGTCGCTTTCATTTAATGACCTTGAGCGGGAGCATTTTCCCATGGTTCTGGTTCTGGGCAATGAAATCACCGGTGTGGATGATGACGTTCTGGCTTCCTGTGATTTTGCACTGGAAATTCCCCAGTTCGGCTATAAGCAATCACTGAATGTGGCCGTTGCTTTTGGTGTGGGTGTGTATGGTGTGGTGGACCGCTACCGCACGCTGTTTCCCGGTGAACGGCCTCCTATTCCGTTTCAGCCACCGGTTGATGCCGGCGATACATCATCGGATGCCGACTAA
- a CDS encoding glycosyltransferase, which yields MNRSALSPHLPDSTPMLKKADLHIHSKYSDQPSEWLLRQIGAPESYTEPDFLYRTAKRRGMDFVTITDHDTINGVLDIAHHPDVFISVEVTTWFPEDGCAIHVPCYGITEKQFATIQYLRENVYELLAWLRQEQIVHACAHPLYDVAGKLSMETFEKCLLLFDVLEVANGQSNAQENRLIREVATSINPLMYEQLKDMHPRLPLSPAGWRKGYTGGSDDHSGLFIARGYTYAQHVSTPQDFIRAIGRGETDATTVSETSVSFAHGLYFTVFSYYKNQYFKSGSGKADISKALSVVGGFVGDDTASISFRDKVTYFINRLRKKKSQEDFKQYLMTHLVELNEAWNRDENILDPQKNLQLNQQTFEVASYVFNQLVFRFATKAIKKVSEGSIFGSIQSLSSLIPLMIGLIPYFISFLHYNKNKPFHREVSRKFLGKELPGEEHPKKAWVTDTFEDVNGVAVVIRKMAEIGMKHQHELVIVTCTNEAVKSEGLVVKNFKPVGDFKLPQNDTFTLAFPPFLEMVQYFEREGFTEVIISTPGTVGVAAMWAARLLNLKISMIYHTDFPGYVRYYTNDRAMEDIAWKFMLWFYNQADVVHVPSSHYRSQLLRKGLPAEKMTLFPHGTDIDAFTPAKRTPDAFKSFGLNGEKKVIYIGRVAREKDLDLIPKVWKKVHKAVPDAALVIVGDGPYLKELKSELKGEHAVFTGFMKGEDLYRSFASGDVFLFPSTTDTFGNVVLESLASGVPAVVSNVGGPKDIVIHGETGMVTGAKDVDAMAAALIELLKNDQKRRNMSRKAREYAETQSWERIYLNFWNHRQEPARLPEGVIH from the coding sequence ATGAACCGATCTGCGTTGTCCCCTCACCTGCCGGATTCAACACCCATGCTTAAAAAAGCCGACCTGCATATTCATAGTAAATACAGTGACCAGCCATCCGAATGGCTTCTGAGGCAGATTGGTGCCCCGGAATCCTACACCGAGCCTGATTTTCTGTACCGGACTGCCAAACGACGCGGGATGGATTTTGTCACCATTACCGATCATGACACCATTAATGGGGTGCTCGACATTGCCCACCATCCCGATGTGTTTATCAGTGTGGAAGTGACCACCTGGTTTCCCGAAGATGGGTGTGCAATACATGTTCCCTGTTATGGAATCACTGAGAAACAGTTTGCGACCATTCAATACCTGAGAGAAAATGTGTACGAGCTGCTGGCCTGGCTGCGACAGGAACAGATCGTCCATGCCTGTGCGCATCCGCTATACGATGTGGCTGGGAAGCTTTCTATGGAAACGTTCGAAAAGTGCCTCCTGCTTTTCGATGTTCTGGAAGTTGCCAACGGGCAGAGCAATGCTCAGGAAAACCGCCTGATCAGGGAAGTGGCAACCAGCATCAATCCGCTCATGTATGAACAATTGAAGGATATGCACCCCCGGTTACCACTTTCACCGGCCGGCTGGAGGAAAGGGTACACAGGGGGATCGGATGATCACAGCGGTTTGTTTATAGCCCGTGGTTACACCTACGCTCAGCATGTGAGCACGCCGCAGGACTTCATCAGGGCCATCGGCCGGGGAGAAACCGATGCCACCACGGTTTCAGAAACCTCGGTCAGCTTTGCCCATGGGTTATATTTTACAGTTTTTTCCTACTATAAAAATCAGTATTTTAAATCTGGCAGCGGTAAAGCGGATATTTCGAAGGCCCTGTCGGTGGTCGGTGGATTTGTGGGCGATGATACTGCCTCCATTTCCTTTCGTGATAAAGTAACCTACTTCATCAACCGGCTCAGGAAGAAAAAGTCTCAGGAGGATTTTAAGCAATACCTGATGACCCATCTGGTAGAGCTGAATGAGGCCTGGAACCGTGACGAAAACATCCTTGATCCGCAGAAAAACCTGCAGCTGAATCAGCAGACGTTTGAAGTTGCAAGTTACGTGTTTAACCAACTGGTCTTCCGTTTTGCAACCAAGGCCATAAAAAAGGTATCAGAAGGGTCCATCTTTGGCTCAATTCAATCGTTATCCTCACTCATTCCGCTTATGATTGGTCTGATACCCTACTTCATTTCCTTTCTTCATTATAATAAGAACAAGCCGTTTCACCGCGAGGTCAGCCGTAAGTTCTTAGGCAAGGAATTGCCGGGAGAGGAACACCCGAAAAAGGCCTGGGTGACCGATACCTTCGAGGATGTGAACGGGGTGGCGGTGGTGATCAGGAAAATGGCCGAAATCGGGATGAAACATCAGCATGAACTGGTCATTGTCACCTGTACCAATGAGGCGGTGAAGTCGGAAGGACTGGTGGTTAAGAATTTCAAACCAGTGGGGGACTTCAAACTGCCGCAAAACGATACCTTCACCCTGGCCTTCCCTCCGTTTCTGGAAATGGTTCAGTATTTCGAACGGGAAGGGTTCACCGAGGTGATCATTTCGACACCCGGCACTGTTGGAGTGGCCGCCATGTGGGCAGCCCGGTTGCTGAATCTGAAGATCAGCATGATCTATCACACCGATTTTCCCGGCTACGTGCGCTACTATACCAATGACCGGGCCATGGAAGACATTGCCTGGAAATTCATGTTGTGGTTCTACAATCAGGCCGATGTGGTTCATGTGCCATCAAGCCATTACCGGTCGCAACTGTTACGCAAAGGGTTGCCTGCCGAAAAAATGACTCTGTTTCCGCATGGAACCGATATTGACGCTTTTACTCCGGCCAAACGCACCCCTGATGCATTCAAATCCTTCGGGCTGAATGGCGAAAAAAAGGTAATTTACATCGGACGGGTTGCCAGAGAGAAAGACCTTGATCTGATCCCCAAAGTCTGGAAAAAAGTACATAAGGCCGTTCCCGATGCAGCATTGGTAATTGTAGGTGACGGTCCGTACCTGAAAGAACTTAAATCGGAGTTAAAAGGGGAACATGCCGTTTTCACCGGCTTTATGAAAGGGGAGGATTTATATCGCAGTTTTGCCTCCGGTGATGTGTTTCTCTTCCCAAGTACCACCGATACGTTTGGAAATGTCGTTTTGGAATCACTGGCCAGCGGAGTGCCGGCGGTGGTCAGCAATGTTGGCGGTCCCAAGGATATTGTGATTCATGGCGAGACCGGTATGGTTACTGGTGCCAAGGATGTGGATGCCATGGCAGCGGCCCTGATTGAACTGCTGAAAAATGACCAGAAGCGAAGGAACATGTCCAGAAAGGCACGGGAATATGCCGAAACCCAGAGTTGGGAACGGATCTACCTTAATTTCTGGAATCACCGGCAGGAACCGGCCCGCCTTCCGGAAGGAGTGATACACTGA
- the mtaB gene encoding tRNA (N(6)-L-threonylcarbamoyladenosine(37)-C(2))-methylthiotransferase MtaB — protein MNRQRVTFHTLGCKLNFAETSTIGRQFTDRGFTEVPNEEPADVIVINTCSVTDRADQKARQLIRHFQKTSPDAFTIVTGCYAQLDPDSIAGISGVDLVLGSNEKFHLFDFIQSFERTGASRVITSPIEDVHEYGGAYSLEVGNRTRVFLKVQDGCDYVCTYCTIPLARGTSRNPSVGDIISQAQSISASGAKEIVLSGVNVGDFGRKTGETFLDLLKRLEQESGIDRIRISSIEPNLLTDDIIRFVAGSNRFCRHFHVPLQSGSDTILKRMKRRYLTEDYRNRIETIHSEMPDAGIGADVIVGFPGETDALFAETATFIAGLPLSYLHVFTYSERSNTPAATMTDQVPAGIRKKRNATLRIVSRQKEHDFLSTAIGTVQSVLIEGDHRDGYYFGYTGNYMRVGVEVPSSAENTIINVRITGFLNDQELVGTVL, from the coding sequence ATGAACCGTCAGCGAGTCACTTTTCATACACTGGGATGTAAACTCAACTTTGCCGAAACCAGTACCATTGGCCGCCAGTTCACCGACCGGGGTTTTACCGAGGTACCGAACGAAGAACCAGCCGATGTCATTGTGATCAATACCTGTTCGGTGACGGACCGGGCCGATCAGAAAGCCCGGCAGCTGATCAGGCATTTTCAGAAAACCTCTCCCGATGCCTTTACCATTGTCACCGGATGCTACGCCCAGCTCGACCCCGATTCCATTGCCGGAATCAGCGGTGTTGATCTGGTTCTGGGCTCAAACGAAAAATTTCACCTGTTCGATTTCATTCAATCCTTCGAAAGAACCGGTGCCTCACGGGTCATCACCTCCCCCATCGAAGACGTTCATGAATACGGAGGCGCCTACTCGCTCGAGGTGGGAAACCGCACACGCGTTTTTCTGAAAGTTCAGGATGGATGTGATTACGTCTGTACCTATTGTACCATTCCGCTTGCTCGTGGAACCAGCCGGAATCCATCTGTCGGCGACATCATCAGCCAGGCACAAAGTATATCAGCCAGCGGTGCAAAGGAAATTGTTCTCAGCGGAGTGAACGTGGGCGATTTTGGCAGGAAAACCGGAGAAACCTTTCTGGACCTGCTTAAACGACTCGAGCAGGAATCGGGAATCGACCGGATCCGTATTTCATCCATCGAACCCAACCTGCTGACCGATGACATCATACGTTTCGTGGCCGGAAGCAATCGTTTCTGCAGGCATTTTCATGTTCCGCTTCAGTCGGGCAGTGATACCATTCTGAAGCGGATGAAGCGTCGCTATCTGACGGAAGACTACCGAAACCGGATTGAAACCATTCATTCAGAAATGCCAGATGCAGGAATCGGAGCCGATGTGATTGTCGGTTTTCCGGGGGAAACGGATGCATTGTTTGCAGAAACCGCCACTTTTATTGCCGGTCTGCCGCTTTCTTACCTCCACGTCTTCACGTATTCGGAACGATCCAACACCCCGGCTGCAACGATGACTGATCAGGTGCCTGCCGGAATCCGGAAAAAACGCAATGCCACATTACGGATCGTCTCCCGGCAGAAAGAACATGACTTCCTGTCAACCGCCATCGGAACCGTCCAATCCGTTCTGATCGAGGGTGACCACCGGGATGGATATTACTTCGGTTATACGGGAAATTACATGCGGGTGGGAGTTGAGGTGCCGTCGTCGGCAGAGAATACGATTATAAACGTCAGGATTACAGGTTTTCTGAATGACCAGGAACTGGTGGGAACGGTCCTCTGA